A genomic region of Streptomyces rimosus contains the following coding sequences:
- the glgP gene encoding alpha-glucan family phosphorylase has translation MKAIRRFTVRPVLPEPLRPLSDLARNLRWSWHPETRELFHAIAPAGRRRAGLDPVRLLSTVSAERLAELAGDRRFLRRLAAAADDLQDYLTGQRWYQSAQQSGRDGRLPEAVAYFSPEFGITAALPQYSGGLGILAGDHLKAASDLGVPLIGVGLLYRHGYFRQSLSREGWQQEHYPVLDPNELPLDLLREADGTPAQVALALPGGRQLRSLVWVARVGRVPLLLLDSDVEENAPGERDVTDRLYGGGSEHRLLQEMLLGIGGVRAVRTYCRLTGHAAPEVFHTNEGHAGFLGLERIRELADAGREGGPGTAGGPVGLDFDGALETVRAGTVFTTHTPVPAGIDRFDRELVARHFGEAAELPGIDVERILALGLETYPGGEPNCFNMAVMGLRLAQRANGVSTLHGRVSREMFAGLWPGFDPEDVPIVSVTNGVHAPTWVAPEVFRLGARQIGPGRTEDALSVGDSRRWSAVADIPDADVWDLRRVLREQLVEEVRRRLHVSWRQRGAGAAELGWIEGVLDPDVLTIGFARRVPSYKRLTLMLRDRDRLMELLLHPERPLQIVVAGKAHPADDGGKRLVQELVRFADDPRVRQRLVFLPDYGMAMAQKLYPGCDVWLNNPLRPLEACGTSGMKAALNGCLNLSVLDGWWDEWYEPDFGWSIPTADGHATDENRRDELEANALYELLEQRVAPRFYDRDADGVPQRWVEMVRQTLVNLGPKVLAGRMVREYVERLYAPAARAQRALTPQAATELAAWKARVRAAWPQVAVDHVETGALVVDRAEPAGVPGGPPNGSAELGATLALRVRVTLGQLAPDDVEVQVVSGRVDESDRITDATTVPLKPTGGPDLEGRWLYEGPLALDRTGSFGYTVRVLPAHRLLASAAEMGLLAVPSEATGEEAGVLMR, from the coding sequence GTGAAGGCCATTCGTCGGTTCACCGTGCGTCCCGTCCTCCCGGAGCCCCTGCGACCCCTCAGCGACCTGGCGCGCAATCTGCGCTGGTCCTGGCACCCCGAGACCCGTGAGCTCTTCCACGCCATAGCCCCCGCCGGCCGGCGCCGCGCGGGGCTGGACCCCGTACGGCTGCTGAGCACCGTCTCCGCCGAGCGGCTGGCGGAACTGGCCGGGGACCGCCGGTTCCTGCGCCGGCTCGCCGCCGCCGCCGACGACCTCCAGGACTACCTGACCGGGCAGCGCTGGTATCAGAGCGCGCAGCAGAGCGGCCGGGACGGCCGGCTGCCCGAAGCCGTCGCCTACTTCTCGCCCGAGTTCGGCATCACCGCCGCCCTGCCCCAGTACTCCGGCGGCCTCGGCATCCTCGCCGGCGACCACCTCAAGGCGGCCAGCGACCTCGGTGTGCCCCTGATCGGCGTCGGCCTGCTCTACCGGCACGGCTACTTCCGCCAGTCGCTCTCCCGCGAGGGCTGGCAGCAGGAGCACTACCCGGTGCTGGACCCCAACGAGCTGCCGCTCGACCTGCTGCGGGAGGCCGACGGGACGCCCGCGCAGGTGGCCCTCGCGCTGCCCGGCGGGCGGCAGCTGCGCTCACTGGTCTGGGTGGCCAGGGTCGGGCGCGTACCGCTGCTGCTCCTGGACTCCGACGTGGAGGAGAACGCGCCGGGCGAGCGGGACGTCACCGACCGGCTCTACGGCGGGGGCAGCGAGCACCGTCTGCTGCAGGAGATGCTGCTGGGGATCGGCGGGGTGCGGGCCGTACGGACGTACTGCCGGCTGACCGGCCACGCCGCGCCCGAGGTCTTCCACACGAACGAGGGACACGCCGGCTTCCTGGGCCTGGAGCGCATCCGCGAGCTGGCGGACGCCGGCCGCGAGGGCGGCCCGGGCACGGCCGGCGGGCCGGTCGGGCTGGACTTCGACGGCGCGCTGGAGACCGTACGCGCCGGTACGGTCTTCACCACCCACACACCGGTCCCGGCGGGCATCGACCGCTTCGACCGCGAACTGGTCGCCCGCCACTTCGGCGAAGCGGCCGAGCTGCCCGGCATCGACGTCGAGCGGATTCTCGCGCTCGGCCTGGAGACCTACCCCGGCGGCGAGCCGAACTGCTTCAACATGGCGGTGATGGGCCTGCGGCTTGCCCAGCGCGCCAACGGCGTCTCCACCCTGCACGGCCGCGTCAGCCGGGAGATGTTCGCCGGGCTGTGGCCGGGCTTCGACCCGGAGGACGTGCCGATCGTCTCGGTGACCAACGGCGTGCACGCGCCCACCTGGGTGGCGCCCGAGGTCTTCCGGCTGGGCGCGCGGCAGATCGGGCCCGGCCGCACCGAGGACGCGCTGTCGGTCGGCGACTCGCGGCGCTGGTCGGCGGTCGCGGACATCCCGGACGCGGACGTGTGGGACCTGCGGCGGGTGCTGCGCGAACAGCTCGTGGAGGAGGTGCGGCGCCGGCTGCACGTCTCCTGGCGGCAGCGCGGTGCGGGCGCCGCGGAGCTGGGCTGGATCGAGGGCGTGCTCGACCCGGACGTGCTGACCATCGGGTTCGCCCGCCGGGTGCCCTCCTACAAGCGCCTCACCCTGATGCTGCGCGACCGCGACCGCCTGATGGAGCTGCTGCTGCACCCCGAACGGCCTCTTCAGATCGTCGTGGCGGGCAAGGCCCACCCGGCCGACGACGGCGGCAAGCGCCTCGTGCAGGAGCTGGTGCGCTTCGCCGACGACCCGCGCGTACGGCAGCGGCTGGTCTTCCTGCCCGACTACGGCATGGCCATGGCGCAGAAGCTCTACCCCGGCTGCGACGTGTGGCTCAACAACCCGCTGCGCCCGCTGGAGGCGTGCGGCACCTCCGGCATGAAGGCGGCGCTCAACGGCTGTCTGAACCTGTCCGTGCTGGACGGCTGGTGGGACGAGTGGTACGAGCCGGACTTCGGCTGGTCCATCCCGACCGCCGACGGCCACGCCACCGACGAGAACCGGCGCGACGAGCTGGAGGCCAACGCCCTGTACGAGCTGCTGGAGCAGCGGGTCGCGCCGCGCTTCTACGACCGCGACGCGGACGGCGTCCCGCAGCGGTGGGTCGAGATGGTCCGGCAGACGCTGGTCAACCTGGGGCCGAAGGTGCTGGCGGGCCGGATGGTGAGGGAGTACGTGGAGCGGCTGTACGCCCCCGCCGCCCGCGCCCAGCGCGCGCTGACCCCGCAGGCCGCGACCGAGCTGGCCGCGTGGAAGGCCCGGGTGCGGGCCGCGTGGCCGCAGGTCGCGGTGGACCACGTGGAGACCGGGGCCCTGGTGGTGGACCGCGCCGAACCGGCCGGCGTACCGGGCGGCCCGCCCAACGGCAGCGCCGAACTGGGCGCGACCCTGGCCCTGCGGGTCCGCGTCACGCTGGGCCAGCTGGCCCCGGACGACGTGGAGGTACAGGTCGTCTCGGGCCGGGTGGACGAGTCGGACCGCATCACGGACGCCACGACCGTGCCGCTCAAGCCCACCGGCGGCCCCGACCTGGAGGGCCGCTGGCTCTACGAGGGCCCCCTCGCCCTCGACCGCACCGGCTCCTTCGGCTACACGGTCCGCGTCCTGCCCGCCCACCGCCTGCTGGCATCGGCGGCCGAGATGGGGCTGCTGGCGGTCCCGTCGGAGGCGACGGGGGAGGAGGCCGGGGTGCTGATGCGGTAG
- a CDS encoding alpha-1,4-glucan--maltose-1-phosphate maltosyltransferase: MIGRIPVLDLHPLIDCGRRPAKAVVGEVFEISATVFREGHDAVAANVVLRDPLGRPGPWTPMRELAPGTDRWGAEVTPDVEGRWTYGVEGWSDPVGTWRHHAGIKIPAGIDTELVLAEGAILHERAAEGVPKRDGREAVLAAADALRDTHLPAATRLAAALTPEVTAALNRHPLRELVTASRTAPLLVERRRALFGSWYELFPRSEGAVLRAGAPPVSGTFRTAAERLPAVAAMGFDVVYLPPVHPIGTSYRKGPNNALSAGPHDVGSPWAIGSPEGGHDALHPDLGTFEDFDHFVRTARDLRMEVALDFALQCSPDHPWVTEHPEWFHHRADGSIAYAENPPKKYQDIYPLAFEADLGGLVRETERLLRFWMERGVRIFRVDNPHTKPVLFWEKVIADINRTDPDVIFLAEAFTRPAMMRTLAQIGFQQSYTYFTWRNSKHELTEYLTELSRETASYMRPNFFVNTPDILHAYLQHGGRPAFEVRAVLAATLSPTWGVYAGFELCESTPVRSGSEEYLNSEKYQLRPRDWETAGRQGRTIAPLITTLNRLRRRHPALQQLRDLHFHTVDNDAVLAYSKRAGSGAGADTVLTVVNLDPHHTHEATVSLDMPELGLDWHDSVPVRDELTGETYHWGRDNYVRLEPGRSPAPAHLFSLRPSSPIGGSPN, from the coding sequence ATGATCGGCCGCATTCCCGTGCTCGACCTCCACCCGCTGATCGACTGCGGCCGCCGCCCGGCGAAAGCGGTGGTCGGCGAGGTCTTCGAGATCTCGGCCACCGTCTTCCGCGAGGGCCACGACGCGGTCGCCGCCAACGTGGTGCTGCGCGATCCGCTGGGCCGCCCCGGGCCCTGGACCCCGATGCGCGAACTGGCCCCCGGCACCGACCGCTGGGGTGCCGAGGTCACCCCGGACGTGGAGGGCCGGTGGACGTACGGCGTCGAGGGCTGGTCGGACCCGGTCGGCACCTGGCGCCACCACGCCGGCATCAAGATCCCGGCCGGCATCGACACCGAACTGGTCCTCGCCGAGGGCGCGATACTCCACGAGCGCGCCGCGGAGGGGGTGCCCAAAAGAGACGGCAGGGAAGCGGTGCTGGCCGCGGCGGACGCGCTGCGCGACACCCACCTGCCCGCCGCCACCCGGCTCGCCGCCGCGCTCACCCCCGAGGTCACCGCCGCGCTCAACCGCCATCCGCTGCGCGAGCTGGTCACCGCCTCGCGCACCGCGCCGCTGCTGGTCGAGCGCCGGCGCGCGCTGTTCGGATCGTGGTACGAGCTGTTCCCGCGGTCGGAGGGCGCGGTGCTGCGGGCGGGCGCGCCGCCGGTCAGCGGTACGTTCCGGACGGCCGCCGAGCGGCTGCCCGCGGTCGCCGCCATGGGTTTCGACGTCGTGTACCTGCCGCCCGTGCACCCGATCGGCACCTCCTACCGCAAGGGGCCCAATAACGCGCTGTCCGCCGGACCGCACGACGTCGGCTCACCCTGGGCGATCGGTTCCCCGGAGGGCGGGCACGACGCGCTCCACCCGGACCTCGGCACCTTCGAGGACTTCGACCACTTCGTGCGCACCGCGCGCGACCTGCGCATGGAGGTGGCGCTGGACTTCGCGCTCCAGTGCTCGCCGGACCACCCCTGGGTCACCGAGCACCCCGAGTGGTTCCACCACCGCGCGGACGGCTCGATCGCGTACGCCGAGAACCCGCCGAAGAAGTACCAGGACATCTACCCGCTGGCATTCGAGGCGGACCTGGGCGGGCTGGTGCGGGAGACCGAGCGGCTGCTGCGCTTCTGGATGGAGCGCGGGGTGCGGATCTTCCGTGTCGACAATCCGCACACCAAGCCGGTCCTCTTCTGGGAGAAGGTGATCGCGGACATCAACCGCACCGATCCGGACGTCATCTTCCTGGCCGAGGCGTTCACCCGGCCCGCCATGATGCGCACGCTGGCGCAGATCGGCTTCCAGCAGTCGTACACCTATTTCACCTGGCGCAACTCCAAGCACGAACTCACCGAGTACCTCACCGAGCTGTCGCGCGAGACCGCCTCGTACATGCGGCCGAATTTCTTCGTCAACACGCCGGACATCCTGCATGCCTATCTCCAGCACGGCGGACGGCCCGCGTTCGAAGTACGCGCCGTGCTGGCCGCGACCCTCTCCCCGACGTGGGGCGTCTACGCCGGATTCGAGCTGTGCGAGTCGACGCCGGTACGAAGTGGCAGCGAAGAGTACCTGAATTCCGAGAAGTACCAACTCAGGCCCCGGGACTGGGAGACAGCGGGGCGCCAGGGCCGTACGATCGCTCCTCTCATCACCACGCTGAACCGCTTGCGACGCCGCCACCCGGCGCTCCAACAGCTGCGCGACCTCCATTTCCACACCGTCGACAACGACGCCGTCCTCGCCTATTCCAAACGGGCCGGGAGCGGCGCCGGGGCCGACACGGTGCTCACGGTCGTCAACCTCGACCCGCACCACACCCACGAGGCGACGGTGTCGTTGGACATGCCGGAACTCGGCCTCGATTGGCACGACTCCGTCCCGGTGCGCGACGAGCTCACCGGCGAGACCTACCACTGGGGCAGGGACAACTATGTGCGCCTGGAGCCGGGCCGTTCGCCGGCTCCCGCGCACCTGTTCTCCCTGCGACCGTCCTCACCGATCGGAGGGTCACCCAATTGA
- a CDS encoding S8 family peptidase codes for MTPIWTRRGGAAAVAAVAVLTAAALPAHATPLRTQAPATADAARGGYIVTLASGPGRVRAASAAGRALAARYGVRISHTYRTAVNGFAVRATRDQARRLAADPAVTSVNRDRTVLLDRTQRNPPSWGLDRLDRAGLPLDRSYAAPPSGGRGVTVYVIDTGVRTTHRDFGGRARSGWDFVDDDADADDANGHGTHVAATAAGTRYGVAKRARVVAVRVLDRAGRGTTARVIAGIDWVARHARRPAVANLSLGSVPSPQLDQAVRNAVAAGVTFTVAAGNGGRRAEASSPGRVSEAITVGASDARDRRAAFSNWGAKLDLFAPGVDITSAWHSGDTAKRTLSGTSMAAPHAAGAAALYLSSHRWAGPKEVRNALAATAAQHRITAAGPGSPTALLQVRSH; via the coding sequence ATGACACCCATATGGACACGCCGCGGGGGCGCGGCGGCCGTCGCCGCCGTGGCCGTGCTCACCGCCGCCGCCCTGCCCGCCCACGCCACCCCGCTCAGAACGCAGGCCCCGGCCACCGCGGACGCGGCACGCGGCGGCTACATCGTCACGCTGGCCTCCGGGCCAGGCAGGGTGCGGGCGGCGTCCGCGGCGGGCCGGGCACTGGCGGCACGGTACGGGGTGCGGATCAGCCACACGTACCGTACGGCGGTCAACGGCTTCGCCGTGCGCGCGACCCGGGACCAGGCGCGGCGGCTGGCCGCGGACCCCGCGGTGACGTCCGTGAACCGCGACCGCACGGTCCTGCTCGACCGCACCCAGCGCAATCCGCCGTCCTGGGGGCTGGACCGGCTGGACCGCGCCGGCCTGCCGCTGGACCGCTCCTACGCCGCGCCGCCATCGGGCGGCCGGGGCGTGACGGTGTACGTGATCGACACCGGCGTGCGCACCACGCACCGGGACTTCGGCGGCCGGGCCCGCAGCGGCTGGGACTTCGTGGACGACGACGCGGACGCGGACGACGCCAACGGACACGGCACGCACGTCGCCGCCACGGCCGCCGGCACCCGGTACGGCGTCGCCAAGCGGGCCCGCGTGGTGGCCGTACGCGTCCTGGACCGCGCGGGCCGGGGCACCACCGCGCGGGTCATCGCCGGTATCGACTGGGTGGCCCGGCACGCGCGGCGCCCGGCGGTGGCCAATCTCAGCCTGGGCAGCGTGCCCAGCCCGCAGCTCGACCAGGCGGTACGCAACGCCGTGGCGGCCGGTGTCACCTTCACGGTGGCGGCCGGCAACGGCGGGCGGCGGGCCGAGGCGTCCTCGCCCGGGCGGGTGAGCGAGGCCATCACGGTGGGGGCGAGCGACGCACGGGACCGGCGTGCCGCGTTCTCCAACTGGGGCGCAAAACTCGACCTGTTCGCACCGGGTGTGGACATCACGTCCGCGTGGCACTCGGGGGACACTGCGAAGCGAACCCTCTCCGGCACGTCCATGGCCGCTCCGCACGCAGCCGGCGCGGCCGCGCTCTATCTGTCGTCCCACCGGTGGGCCGGACCGAAGGAGGTGCGGAACGCGCTGGCCGCCACCGCGGCCCAGCACCGGATCACCGCGGCGGGCCCCGGCTCGCCGACCGCGTTGTTGCAGGTCAGGTCCCACTAG
- a CDS encoding GlxA family transcriptional regulator, which translates to MRAHRVVVLALEGVYPFELGIPGRVFGAADGRYEVLTCSADGRPVRCGADFSITVEHGPEVLRTADTVVVPSIAPDYVRSELPEAVSAALAMIRPGTRMVSICTGAYVLAAAGLLDGRTATTHWQLTGDFRRRFPKVRLTPDVLFVDDGDVLTSSGAASGIDVCLHVVRADHGGALANHVARKCVVPPFRDGGQAQYVEQPVPAPTATGTAATQQWALEHLDEPLTLTRLARHAGMSLRTFNRRFRDETGLSPGRWLIQQRLLRARQLLETSDLPVDLIAGQVGFAGGASLRQHLHAAIGVSPQAYRRTFRAPRTAEEQPAAHAG; encoded by the coding sequence ATGCGTGCGCATCGTGTGGTGGTCCTGGCCCTGGAGGGCGTCTATCCGTTCGAGCTCGGCATACCGGGGCGGGTCTTCGGCGCCGCCGACGGCCGTTACGAGGTGCTGACCTGCTCGGCCGACGGGCGCCCGGTGCGCTGCGGAGCCGACTTCTCGATCACCGTCGAGCACGGGCCCGAGGTGCTGCGCACCGCCGACACGGTGGTGGTCCCGTCCATCGCCCCCGATTACGTCCGCAGCGAGCTGCCCGAGGCGGTGAGCGCCGCACTGGCGATGATCCGGCCCGGCACCCGCATGGTGTCGATCTGCACCGGCGCCTACGTGCTGGCCGCCGCCGGACTGCTGGACGGCCGCACGGCCACCACCCACTGGCAGCTCACCGGGGACTTCCGCCGCCGCTTCCCGAAGGTACGGCTCACCCCCGACGTGCTCTTCGTCGACGACGGCGACGTGCTGACCTCGTCCGGCGCCGCCTCCGGCATCGACGTGTGCCTGCACGTGGTGCGCGCCGACCACGGCGGGGCGCTCGCCAACCACGTGGCCCGCAAGTGCGTCGTACCGCCGTTCCGCGACGGCGGCCAGGCCCAGTACGTCGAGCAGCCGGTCCCCGCGCCCACCGCGACCGGCACCGCGGCCACCCAGCAGTGGGCCCTGGAGCACCTGGACGAACCGCTGACCCTGACCCGGCTGGCCCGGCACGCCGGGATGAGCCTGCGCACCTTCAACCGCCGCTTCCGCGACGAGACCGGGCTCAGCCCCGGGCGGTGGCTCATCCAGCAGCGGCTGCTGCGCGCCCGCCAGCTGCTGGAGACCAGCGACCTGCCGGTGGACCTGATCGCCGGACAGGTCGGCTTCGCGGGCGGCGCGTCCCTGCGGCAGCACCTGCACGCCGCGATCGGCGTCTCACCGCAGGCGTACCGGCGGACGTTCCGGGCGCCCCGCACGGCGGAGGAGCAGCCCGCGGCTCACGCGGGCTGA
- a CDS encoding sensor histidine kinase, with product MLTRLGRPAPPAAERPRWTTRLLDVCLWAALSVPLTAAFDGAPEDRVWTAATGIPLLAAAVAVRRRWPLVALAVPVALALATSRNLFTFEYTAALAVLAYLAGVRVERARASLWFFAGVAAVVLPLCVVLVHNMWPWFTAVLTLLFNIVLPWLLGRYRRQYAALVRTGWQLAERMEHEQQAVADRTRLRERARIAGDMHDSLGHELALLALRAGALEVDPRLAPDQRAAVGELRAAAGAATEHLRDIIGVLRTDDRAEPSRLPADDSVEALVERARASGLDVSLRRAGAPGAGEEAMPVMGARAVYRVVQEGLTNATKHAPGAPVEVRLTGEGRRLDVTVTNAPPPPGTAPPAAPVSGGNGLVGLDERVRLAGGELRAGPTPEGGFEVAARLPTTGRAPVRGPGDSSRWSVSQRELASARLQVRRRLVQTVAVPAALFTGLLLLMGVFALISPSWSVLDRGTYEQLRVGDGRTAVEARLPFFSLDVPPDGTPAPPPGRTCRYYGYRAYTDDAAYELCFADGRLVTKGVVHRRDRPAPE from the coding sequence ATGCTCACTCGTCTTGGGCGCCCGGCACCGCCCGCCGCCGAACGCCCCCGGTGGACCACCCGGCTGCTGGACGTCTGCCTCTGGGCGGCCCTGTCCGTACCGCTCACCGCCGCCTTCGACGGGGCGCCCGAGGACCGGGTGTGGACCGCGGCGACCGGCATCCCGCTGCTGGCGGCGGCGGTGGCGGTACGCCGTAGGTGGCCGCTCGTGGCCCTCGCCGTACCGGTCGCGCTGGCGCTCGCCACGAGCCGCAACCTGTTCACGTTCGAGTACACCGCCGCCCTCGCCGTCCTGGCGTACCTCGCCGGGGTACGGGTCGAACGGGCCCGCGCCTCCCTCTGGTTCTTCGCGGGCGTCGCGGCCGTCGTCCTGCCGCTGTGCGTCGTCCTCGTCCACAACATGTGGCCGTGGTTCACCGCGGTGCTCACGCTGCTGTTCAACATCGTCCTGCCGTGGCTGCTCGGCCGCTACCGCCGTCAGTACGCGGCCCTGGTCCGTACGGGCTGGCAGCTCGCCGAGCGGATGGAGCACGAGCAGCAGGCCGTCGCCGACCGCACCCGGCTGCGCGAACGGGCCCGGATCGCCGGGGACATGCACGACTCGCTCGGCCACGAACTGGCGCTGCTCGCCCTGCGGGCCGGGGCCCTGGAGGTCGATCCGCGGCTGGCGCCGGACCAGCGGGCCGCGGTCGGCGAACTGCGCGCCGCGGCCGGCGCGGCCACCGAGCACCTGCGGGACATCATCGGCGTACTGCGCACCGACGACCGGGCCGAGCCCTCCCGGCTGCCCGCCGACGACAGTGTCGAGGCCCTGGTCGAACGCGCCCGGGCCTCCGGCCTCGATGTCTCGCTGCGGCGTGCCGGGGCGCCGGGGGCGGGCGAGGAGGCCATGCCGGTGATGGGCGCGCGTGCCGTGTACCGGGTGGTCCAGGAGGGCTTGACGAACGCCACGAAGCACGCGCCCGGTGCGCCGGTGGAGGTGCGGCTGACCGGCGAGGGGCGGCGGCTGGACGTGACGGTGACCAACGCCCCGCCCCCGCCCGGTACGGCGCCGCCCGCGGCCCCGGTCTCCGGCGGCAACGGGCTGGTGGGACTGGACGAGCGGGTCCGGCTCGCGGGCGGTGAACTGCGCGCCGGGCCCACGCCCGAGGGCGGGTTCGAGGTCGCGGCGCGGCTGCCGACGACCGGCCGGGCGCCGGTGCGCGGCCCCGGCGACAGCTCCCGGTGGAGCGTGTCGCAGCGGGAACTGGCGTCCGCCCGGCTCCAGGTGCGGCGGCGGCTGGTGCAGACCGTGGCCGTGCCGGCCGCGCTGTTCACCGGACTGCTGCTGCTCATGGGCGTCTTCGCGCTGATCAGCCCGTCGTGGTCGGTGCTGGACCGCGGGACGTACGAGCAGCTGCGCGTCGGCGACGGCCGGACGGCGGTGGAGGCACGGCTGCCGTTCTTCTCCCTGGACGTACCGCCGGACGGCACGCCCGCGCCGCCGCCCGGCCGCACCTGCCGCTACTACGGCTACCGCGCGTACACCGACGACGCGGCCTATGAACTGTGCTTCGCGGACGGGCGGCTGGTGACGAAGGGCGTCGTCCACCGCCGGGACCGGCCGGCGCCCGAGTAG
- a CDS encoding antibiotic biosynthesis monooxygenase family protein, whose translation MAFGFVAFHYPAPEHVEEFVGQCHQVAEAARSQPGFLSVGVWVTPDGEAVVTTGSFESEETFRAASEVAREMGATPEGLSDLEVRPRQVHFLLSR comes from the coding sequence ATGGCATTCGGTTTCGTCGCCTTCCACTACCCGGCCCCCGAGCACGTCGAGGAGTTCGTCGGCCAGTGCCACCAGGTCGCCGAAGCGGCGCGGTCGCAGCCGGGCTTCCTGTCCGTCGGGGTCTGGGTCACCCCCGACGGCGAGGCCGTCGTCACCACCGGTTCCTTCGAGTCCGAGGAGACCTTCCGCGCGGCGTCCGAGGTCGCCCGCGAGATGGGCGCGACACCGGAGGGCCTGAGCGACCTGGAGGTCAGGCCCCGCCAGGTCCACTTCCTACTGTCCCGCTGA
- a CDS encoding NADP-dependent oxidoreductase, protein MRAISQDVTGGPEVLKETERPRPEPGVGQIQIAVRAAGVNPTDWKHRADGFFIRTLPRVLGWDVSGVVTAVGIGVTLFEPGDEVFGMVPYPYGVGTHAEYVTGPARAFVHKPAALDHVQAGALPLAALTAYQALVDTADIRPGQRVLIHAAAGGVGHLAVQIAKAKGAHVIGTASAAKHDFLRSLGADEVIDYREADFTEAAGPVDVVLDTIGGDTLSRSLDVVREGGTIVSILPPVDPATVAAAAERGIRLAVMIVEADHAGMREIAALAESGKLRAHIAATFPLEQAAKAHEMGETGRTQGKIVLEVK, encoded by the coding sequence ATGCGTGCCATCAGCCAGGACGTCACCGGCGGACCCGAGGTCCTGAAGGAAACCGAACGTCCCCGCCCCGAGCCGGGCGTCGGCCAGATACAGATCGCGGTCCGCGCCGCCGGGGTCAACCCCACCGACTGGAAGCACCGCGCGGACGGCTTCTTCATCAGGACGCTGCCCCGCGTCCTGGGCTGGGACGTCTCCGGCGTCGTGACGGCGGTCGGCATCGGCGTCACGCTGTTCGAGCCGGGCGACGAGGTCTTCGGCATGGTCCCGTACCCGTACGGCGTCGGCACCCACGCCGAGTACGTCACCGGCCCCGCGCGCGCCTTCGTGCACAAGCCCGCCGCCCTCGACCACGTCCAGGCGGGCGCCCTGCCGCTGGCCGCGCTCACCGCCTACCAGGCCCTGGTGGACACCGCGGACATCCGGCCGGGACAGCGCGTGCTGATCCACGCGGCGGCGGGCGGCGTCGGCCACCTCGCCGTACAGATCGCCAAGGCCAAGGGCGCCCATGTGATCGGCACGGCGAGCGCCGCCAAGCACGACTTCCTGCGCTCCCTCGGCGCCGACGAGGTGATCGACTACCGGGAGGCCGACTTCACCGAGGCCGCAGGCCCGGTCGACGTGGTCCTGGACACCATCGGCGGTGACACCCTCTCCCGTTCGCTGGACGTGGTGCGCGAGGGCGGCACCATCGTCTCGATCCTCCCCCCGGTCGATCCGGCGACCGTCGCGGCGGCCGCGGAGCGTGGAATCCGCCTGGCGGTGATGATCGTCGAGGCCGACCACGCGGGCATGCGCGAGATCGCCGCCCTCGCCGAATCCGGCAAACTGCGCGCACACATCGCCGCGACCTTCCCGCTCGAACAGGCCGCGAAGGCGCACGAGATGGGCGAGACCGGCCGTACCCAGGGAAAGATCGTCCTTGAGGTGAAGTGA